The region CATGTGGCGCTCGGCGTACATCACATTCTGCTAGGGAAGCTACCGGCCAAATCGCCGGGGcggggcagcgaggggctgcgtcTCTCACACGGACATATTGCTAAGGTaaagcccggcccggcggggggtccccaccccgggCCCGGCCGTcggaggggagcggagcagcTCCTGCACCCAGAGGTGCTCTTCGGCGCCCGGGGCTCTGCTCACTTCTTCCCCGCGGCGGGTGCCGGCTCTGGGGCTTTGCCCTCCTTGCTGGAAGGGGCCTCTTTAGGGGCCTCCGCCTTGGGGGGCTCTTTACTGGCTTTGGGCTCATCTTTGGGTTTCGCTTTAGCTTTGGGCTCCTCCACCTTCTCCTTCTTGGGCTCCTCCACCTTCTCCTCGGCCTTTGGCTTCTCAGCCTCCTTCGCAGCCGCTTTGCCGGCCTCCTGCTGAGGTTTTGGCGGAGCCTCCTTCTCGGCCTTTCCTTCTTCCGCAGGTTTGGGGACCGGCTTGGTCACCTCCTTCACCTGTGGGGCTGGAGGCTCCGGCACAGCAGCCGCCTTCTCTTTGGGCTTCTCCTCCACCTTGGCCGGGACGTCCTTCTTGGGagcttcctccttcctgccctcctcaGCTCCGGGCTTGGAGGGAGCCTTCACCTCCTTGGGCTGCTCTTCCTTCACAGGGGCTTTTGGCTCctttggaggggagggggtgggctCCTTGGCCGGGGCCGCTTCCTTCTGTGGAGACTTGGCCTCCTCCTTCGCAGGAGATTTGACTTTCTCAGGGGACTTCACGGCCAGGGTCTTGGCCTCCTCCTTTGAGGGGGTTGGGGGCTTCTCTGGGGACTTCACGGCCGGGGTCTTGGCCTCCTCCTTTGAGGGGGTTGGGGGTTTTTCAGGGGATTTGACAGTTGGGGTTTTGGCTTCCTCTTTTGAGGGAGTTGCAGGTTTCTCTGGGGACTTCACAGCTGGGGTCTTGGCCTCTTCTTTCAAGGGGGTTGAGGGTTTCTCTGGGGACTTGACAGTTGGGGTCTTGGCCCCCTCTTTTGAGGGGGGTGCAGGTTTCTCTGGGGACTTCACCGTCGGGGTCTTGGCCTCCTCCTTTGAGGGTGTTGGGGGCTTTTCAGGGGATTTGACAGCTGGAGTCTTGGCCTCCTCCTTTGAGGGGGGTGCAGGTTTCTCAGGGGACTTCACAGCCGGGGTCTTGGCCTCCTCCTTTGAGGGGGGTGCAGGTTTCTCGGGGGACTTCACAGCCGGCGTCTTGGCCTCCTCCTTTGAGGGCGTTGGGGGCTTTTCAGGGGATTTGACAGCTGGAGGCTTGGCCTCCTCCTTTGAGGGCGTTGGGGGTTTTTCTGGAGACTTCACAGCCGGGGCCTTGGCCTCCTCTTTTGAGGGAGTTGAGGGTTTTTCTGgggatttggcagctgggctcttggCCTCCTCTTTTGAGGGGGTTGCAGGTTTCTCTGGggatttgacagccgggctcttgGCCTCCTCTTTTGACGGGGTTGCAGGTTTCTCTGGGGACTTCACCGTCGGGCTCTTGGCCTCCTCCTTTGAGGGGGGTGCAGGTTTCTCTGGGGACTTCACAACTGGGGTCTTGGCCTCCTCCTTTGAGGGGGTTGGGAGCTTTTCAGGGGACTTGACAGCTGGGGTCTTGGCCTCCTCCTTTGAGGGGGACTTGGGTTTCTCTGGGGACTTGGCCTCCTCTTTTGCCGGAGACTTGGCCTCCTCTTcaccttctgcttcagctttctcctcttcttcttcctccttctcttcagcTTTCTCCCCTTCAGCCTCTTTCTCAGCTgtcgcctcctcctcctctgtgacCTCCTCTGTCACCTGGATTTCCTCTGTCTGCTCCTCCACAATCACTGTCTCCTTCTCAGATTTTTCCACCACCTTGATCTTGTCCTCACTCTTCACCTTGATGTCGGTGATGATGCTGGGAGCCTTGGGGACCACCTCAGGGAAGGAGAGCATCCCAAAGCCAGACTCGATCCGATATTCCTCCCCTTCCAAGAGCTTTCTGCCAGGAAGAGACCAGAGCAGGGCAGTCAGTGATTGCTTCTCACCCAGCTCTCGCCTCCTCCCATGACCAGGAGCCGCCAGCCATGCCCTGCAGCTCCATCTCCCTCCTTGCCCTGCTTTCGATGTGCCGGCTGACCCTCCTGCTCCTACGCCCTGGGCTGTGCAGGTTTCCTCATCCTTTCCTCTGC is a window of Mycteria americana isolate JAX WOST 10 ecotype Jacksonville Zoo and Gardens chromosome 13, USCA_MyAme_1.0, whole genome shotgun sequence DNA encoding:
- the NEFH gene encoding neurofilament heavy polypeptide, whose amino-acid sequence is MSLVLETLLGPPGGFRKEPGRAAPRSAASSGFYSWPGPAGRARAGGGGSAAASSTESLDSLNGEPRARNEKELLQVLNDRFAGYIERVRALEQQNRALAAEAAALRQQQAGRSAMGELYARELRDMRGTVLRLGAEKGQLRLERSRLAEDVAALRGRLEEEARQRAELEAAARGLAQRSAQEERARGPLEERARALREEAELLRRQHRAEVGALLRGAGPEAPAEPPAALRPGVTAALRDLRAQLEGTAARSTLQAEEWFRVRLDKLSEVAKVNTDAIRLAQEEICEYRRQLQSKTIELEALRGTQESLERQRQDSEERHQADVLSYQETIQQLDSELRNTKWEMAAQLREYQDLLNVKMALDIEIAAYRKLLEGEEYRIESGFGMLSFPEVVPKAPSIITDIKVKSEDKIKVVEKSEKETVIVEEQTEEIQVTEEVTEEEEATAEKEAEGEKAEEKEEEEEEKAEAEGEEEAKSPAKEEAKSPEKPKSPSKEEAKTPAVKSPEKLPTPSKEEAKTPVVKSPEKPAPPSKEEAKSPTVKSPEKPATPSKEEAKSPAVKSPEKPATPSKEEAKSPAAKSPEKPSTPSKEEAKAPAVKSPEKPPTPSKEEAKPPAVKSPEKPPTPSKEEAKTPAVKSPEKPAPPSKEEAKTPAVKSPEKPAPPSKEEAKTPAVKSPEKPPTPSKEEAKTPTVKSPEKPAPPSKEGAKTPTVKSPEKPSTPLKEEAKTPAVKSPEKPATPSKEEAKTPTVKSPEKPPTPSKEEAKTPAVKSPEKPPTPSKEEAKTLAVKSPEKVKSPAKEEAKSPQKEAAPAKEPTPSPPKEPKAPVKEEQPKEVKAPSKPGAEEGRKEEAPKKDVPAKVEEKPKEKAAAVPEPPAPQVKEVTKPVPKPAEEGKAEKEAPPKPQQEAGKAAAKEAEKPKAEEKVEEPKKEKVEEPKAKAKPKDEPKASKEPPKAEAPKEAPSSKEGKAPEPAPAAGKK